Genomic window (Magnolia sinica isolate HGM2019 chromosome 6, MsV1, whole genome shotgun sequence):
GACTGATTTGAACCAAATCATCCGCACAAAAAACATTTTTGCTCATCAGGTTTTAAACAATGctattagggctgtacacgagcagagttagctcggtaacttGCTCGAcccaactcaaaaaagctcaattcaacttagttcgaaactgagttcaagccaagtcgagctgatttttttagctcaaaaaaatttcgaaccgacttcgagcttgcccgagcttgactcgacttggattgaacccaactcgaatcgaactcaaatcaattcagtttggtgactcggttactttgatattgttgttgctcaccaagtgtttgatgaaatgactcaatgaagtttggctggtggcaaggaaggtacgtatatgaaacaaataccatttttttttcttgatttttatgttgtttacaaGGTATTTGATGCAATACCTGTAAATCCATTGCTACTGTTTTATATACAGCAAGATTTTGAAAGTGCaattcatgtgtttgtaaaaatgccgcacaggcgatctcagctcgatcttagctcgaatTCTCCGAACCGAGCTAAGCTGGCAATTAGGCTCAAGGAACGAGCCAAGCCGAGTCCGAGCtgaggtcagcaagtggccgagccaagtcaagctgtgccaagctcgactcggatcaactcgtgtacacctctaaatgCTATAACCTCGAAAGTACATATAAAATACACATCTTTGCTAAGCCTCTCATGTACATGGCACATATACCAGCATGGCACGATAGGtccaagatctaatccatccatcagaaaggcaTCAATATTTTGATGATCTAGACCAAGAATCAGGTAGATCCACAAGTTAGGTGAGCAACCATTTGCAAAATAAATATATAGCTCCGAAATACTTGGCTGAAAATTTCCAACCCATCCACCCATTTCTAATATTGAGGCCCACATGCTAGTGGACCATATTTATTTTGGTCAGACCCACCTGATTGATGAATTGGATCTCACGCCATGTGTCACGTTGGCACATGTACCATGGACATGAGCTTTATTGGGCATGCCTGTTGCAACTAGCAAAGTTCTAAATTACAATATGAATCATGGTTCGAGAAATAGCTTGACTTGAAACTCTACTGAGTTAACTCAACTCACAAGAGTTTGAGCTGAGGAAACTTGCTCATGACTGTGGCCTGCTGCTGACTTGGTTAGACTCGTCGACTGGATGCGACTCGAATTGAATCAATTGCAGGCCAGTGTATGCTTTTCAATAGAAGGAAAAGTTTTAAAACCAGGACCACCTAGTCAAGCTGAGTCAATAGCAAgtgagggtagattttcataggTTAAAAACCCTGAATCCACTTCCTCAAGGAAGCATGTTGAACTCATCAGCCAAAGCACCAAATCTACATATCATACAAATTTTCCATTTTTAATGCTTACAGTATCTTAAATATTTGCCATTAATCTTAATTTATTTATTAGATGTTGAGTTTAATAAAAACCTGGTCGAGTCTTCAAGTTCACCTGATCAGCTGgatatcgagccgagtcgagtcgaggacGTGACTTGTAGAAGTGGCCAATGATATCTGAGGCAGCAGTCACAAGACTGAGTTTGGAAATGGCCTTGCATACTTTCATTGGCAAGCTCCATCAGTATATTATACACACATAATGGCTGTTAAGTAGAATCAATAGCACTATAATCTTCCCCATCAACTGGTTCGAGCCGCCACTCGCTCCCGTAGTAAGAATTGGGAAGTCCCAACCAGAACTTGAAAGCCTCCGCCGCCCTCTTCCGCTCCCTCCGCCGGTCCTGCCTTGCTTGCGAAGCATGCTTGCTAGTGAACATCCTCGAATGCATCTCGACGTAAATCCTTGTATACTTTGTCTTGTTTGGAGAAATCCCATTCTCTTCCATGCATGCCACAATCTCTAGAGCCTTCTTGAAGAATGCAGCCCTCACACACACATCTGCTAGTGAATCAAGCAAACCTTCATCTGGCCTGATGGGCGGCAGGGAAGGAGGAGGAGATGATGATGCAAATCTCTCCTTTATCTCATTCCATAGCAGAAGAGCTTCTCCTGGCTTTCTAGCCAGTGCAATCCCATTTGCAAGGCTGCCATATGTGGCTATATCAGGATAAAATCCATCCTCTTTCATCCTTTGCACTAGCTTCTTAGCTTCTTCCACCAACCCCACTCTACAATACCCTTCAATCAACATGTTCCAAGCGATCAGATCAACTTTCACTCGAGGGTCTTtcagcatttcatcaaacaccttgttaGCCAGCTTGGGCTGGCCTGTTAACGCAAAAGCTTTCATTAGAGTGGTGTAGCTAATCTTGGAAGGCCCAATCCCACGAGTCCGCATCTCGTTGAAGTAGGCAAGAGCACTGGAACTGTCGTCAACAAGTATGCAACCGTCGATCAGGATGTTGTAAGAGACGACATCCGGGTCAATGCCAGCATCATCCCGCATCTCACGGATGAAATCCTTCGCCTTCTCCATCTGGAGCTGCTGGCAGTAGCCCTTGAGGAGGACGTTGTAGGTGATGCGGTTGGCGGGAACACCAACGCGCGCCATTTCAGCAAGCAGCTGTCTTGCCCGGTCCATCGAGCCGGCCTTAACCAGGGCTGAGATGACGGTTGTGTATGTGACATGGTCAGGACGGCTGGCGCTGTCACTCTGTTGACGCATCGCCTCAAGCATTCGGACCACATCACTGAGGCGGCTTTCTTTCATGTATCCCTTCATGAGGGTGGTGTAGATTCTGGAGTCTGGAAGATAGGCTTTGGGCAGCAAcggaggtgggccatcatcaatcAACGGTGTTGATTTCAGAAGCAATTTCTCAAGAATTCCATCCCCTGCTAGATTTGGGTCCTGAGGATTCGAGTCCCGGAGAATTCTGCAGATGTCAAGTCTACTCTCCCGCATTGCCTGAACCATTTTCTCCACAGTCTCCAAATCGCTAAATCCAACATAGGCAGCAACCAACGAATGAAACGTAGTCATACATGGCGTGATTCCTTTCTTGATTATCTGCTCCAAGACGAACACAAGCAAATCTTTCCTATCAACCCTGGCAAAGAGCTTGATCATCACATTGAAGGTAAGGACATCAGGCTCTGCGCCGAactcaggcatttcatcgaacagctTGACGAACCTCTCCGCATCGCCGAGGTTCGCGCAGGCATTGAGCGCGGCATTGAATGCGGCCGTGTCGGGCCGAGAATCGGCAGCTACCGCAGTATCGGCAAACCCACGGACACGGCAGACCACGGAATTGAAAAGGCGGAGAGCCTCAGCAGGCCCGTCGTCGCCCGAGGCGGCCAGGCGGCTGACGACAGCGCTCCATGCCTTGACGTGAGGAAGGTAGCCGGACCGGAGCATGGACTTGACGACGGAGGCCGCGTAGGCGGTGGCACCGGACTTGGCAGCAGAGACAGCAAGGAGGCCGAGGGAATTGGCGTCGAGGCGGTGGAGCTGACGCTCATTCCGAAGGCGTCGGACGATGGATTGGGCGCGAGAGAGGGATTGAGGATTGTTCTTGTAAGATAGTTGGGAGACGAGTCGACTCAGACAAGTAGCGTTTGGCAGATGGTTGGAGAATTCGGTGGCGTATGTTAGCCATGCCTCCTCCGTCTTTCTCTGACGGAGGAGGGTTAGTAGGAAGGATTCTTTTTCGTTGTCgttgatggacggtggagattgtGTGATGGTAGTGAGAGGGAGATTTTTGCTGCTTTTGATGCATTGAGTTAGATGGACATGGCCACCACCTGTAGCTTTTGAATTGCGTGTTGGTGTTAGGGGAGGAGTCCTTGTGTGAGTGGGAAGTTGTGTTGTTTTAGAGAAGAATGTAGTGGTGGGTTTGATGCACCAATCCATCTTCCTGAGTTGGGAGATTGGATTTTCTGTTCGGACGCATGTCCGAGTCTTGTGCCTGACACGGTCGAGAAGAAGGAGATGATATGGAAGTGTGGATGTTTGGGGCGTGTCTTGTCCTCTCCCTGTCCTCTCGTTGAAGAACTTTGATCctctggcggagtgtgatggatgggaacggattggctactcccctgacaccagccccgtggctggtggtcggtgctctgtgtgcccccaccatgatgtatgtgtttcatccactccgttcatccatttttatagatcattttatgcctttattccaaaaattaggttttttatatatctcaggtggaccacaacacatgaaaacaatagtggttagatatccatcattaaaatcctcctaaggcccactgtactttttatttgacatccaatatgttgattaggtcatacaggcccagatgaagggaaaaaacaaaatcaggtggatccaaaactttgatggtctcaaaatgttttttaatggtctacgctcattcaacactgtttcctgtaatgtggtccacttaagattgggatatactttatttttggtctcatatagtaaaattatctgtaaaaatatatagacagcatggatgaaacacatacatcaccagccattggctggtgtcagggagagtagccaatccgtttcctgtagAAGTGATATCTACGGTCGACATCTGGAAACGTGGCAGTCAAACTACTAAGATGGATGGTAGGGTAGACAACACATTCCTCCAGTGAACCAAAAGAGAGGCCCCTCTCGGCACATCCTCTGGAAGGCCGTTAAGCTAGATGATTAATGGATTAGTGGACAtttgatggttgaaatgaaaacatCCAATGGTCTTGTTTTAACAAAATAGTGCCCACTGATCAGTGGTTGGGATGGTTCTACTAATCTGATTCATTaggttccatgattcatgccgtTTAATTCAAGTTAATCTATACCATCTTAGTCTAGGCGTATCAAATTTCCTACCCAAAGGAATTTAATCCACTGCAAAGCTTTGTAGGGTAGGCAATATTTACaacaagggcatttttgtccaaATGCTAAAGATATCTTCCCTACATTAACAAGTAGGATATTTTATGTGTTTTGAGGGATATCTTCCAATGGTGCACTCTCACTTCATGGGGCCATCTATGATGTGTACATGGGATTCAAACCGTGCATATAGTCAATCACCTCATCCTCACTGTACATCCAAACAATCATCCCGACTTAAAATTTGAGGGTGACGCATCACATATGGAagagtttcaatgatagacattaaCCGTCCTAGTATGTTTACTGTTCCCTAAGGTGTGATCCACGTAGGCTACCAATGAGGTTGGATTTTAGAAGTAGATTAACATGGTGGGAAAACCCAAATAATATAGAATGCATATTTGGATGAGAGTATATGGGAGGAATTGAAATGCATTTAAAGTTATGATATATTCTAAGGAACATAGGTTGTATCCTATTGCTAGCTATTATGATAAAGCTAATAAAAGGGTGACGCATGGACGGCATGAGGAATAGGAAGAGgataaaaaaattttcaaaattttgaagcgCTTTTTATCAATTGTAGTAGGCAAAAAGCTAATGAACGGTGGATGGTAGCTAAAGTGGcaagactgagtgaaagatacatcattgcaacactgaggtcttggtgtcGATTCCCTAGTAGGGGCAGCTAAAAGTGAAGTGTGAAGTGagagtgggtgtactaacaagctaattaaaacaaaaaaaaaaaaaagtgttttggTCAACATATAAAATACACGATTGAGTTGTTTAAAATATAAAAGGTAATGGAGGGCAATTAAAACAAAATATTAGATGACAAAAGTGAAGTGAGCCGTCGAGAGACGTTCAAAAGCACAATGGAATAGGAACAATCATAAAAGAAAGATTTAGAAAAGAGAAAGATCTAAAAAGATTTTTTAACTACTATAATGGTACCATTACAGTAATGGAAGAAGGACCTGAAAGAATAGGCTACAATAAAActttataaatagcaaaggaaatcaACATAATAAAGGGTCTCACACCAATTAATctaaacaaaaatatcaatttactttatcttagTCTATCTTAAGAATAGCGATCATCAAGTAGCAGTAATTCTtaactataatttttaattgtaatccaagtctatgcaCACACATTGGATTTattctttatccaatatcaaggagttctttcaagagatgcatcCTTGCAGTTGCTCCTAGTGATTGATTAgaagtttttctttttgtttgattgcactggtATTCTGAAAGTCATTTTCTTGTAgaaggcacaaagtaacccatcttcgaaggaagaaccccaccctttgaTTATCGCCTGATGGTTATAAACTTTCACAAATGGTTGAGTAACAATCGATTTTCTTAGAATCtggtcatatatgttcatattggatGTATTTACTTATTTTGGCACTTGGTGTCAAAATTGATTGGTTTGGATCGAGCCATTGtatcaattctggcatgcccgcacAACAAAAAACAAACCAAGCGACCAACATTTTTCTTTTTACACACCTAATGGGATTACAAATTACTTGGTTAACACAGGTATATTTTTCGGTGTAATATTCGTTCGAAATCATGAGCCGAAGGGGTGGTCATAATACTTTAATAGTTGTTGTTATGGCTAACAAGCCTCATGCTAATGAGGAGTTGCAAGTCCAACAAGTGCCTAAGTAAGGAAATCCACCACCTATTTCAATGTATATTCCTCCAAATCCAAATAGACCATCAACATCTCAGGTTTAACTTCTTAAGATTATGTCAGCCGGGATGGTTGATATGTAAAGGGAGATTCAGCACATCGCAAACCTATCGTGAGTTTAGGCAGAGCACTCGCAAGTTTAGACCGAGGCTTTCAATGGGTGGATGGTCGGTCACACTGAGAGCATGAATTAGTTGGTGGCTCTGCTTGCTAATGAGCACTTGTTGCACCTCAGTAATAGGCTAATGCAAGTTCTTGAAATTGGGCACCTGTACCACCAGTCTATCCGATGTTACAAACACTCTGTTACAGTGAAACACACCACTTGTTCCCAttccttatccatccattatgtgtgaaATTCAACGATATCGGTAGATTTCAGACGTCCTAAACATATTCATGTTCAAGACATGCAAAATTCGCCGTTAACGGTAGATTTCAGATGTCTTAAGCATAAAAATAGGAACGTAATTTATGAAGCCATGAATTAAGAATAGTATCTCTTGCTTAGAAACCAATCGTATAATGAAGAATAGTATCAGGATGGCCCTGAAGTAACCAAATTGTTCGATTGATTCAGGAAGTAACAAGCTAAGTTCTTGGCCAAACTACTACTCCAGTTTTTCATAAACCATATCTTGACTGGATTGACTGACAATAACCATTATCGAGGAACTATCAACCTAACTTTACGTTGTTTACAGTTGATACGGGTCAATTGACCATAGAACACGTAAGTCGATTTACAATACAATGTGGAGAATTGGCTAATAAtaagtattataaattacaattatttagTCATTTATTCACCGGGGTAGCATTTATCTGGTATTCCAATTTACTACCAAATTCCATATAAAGTTGgcaagaaattgaagaaaaatcCATGCTCAATTCTTTTATAAGGATAAAGAAATTTACATGGTCGATCCTGCTTGTTTTCAGGGAATCGGTCGAGAATTATATTGCTCAGTTTAAAAGAGCAAAAAAATGATGCAAGGTATTTATGACCAAGGTAGAATTTATCCAGTTGGCTCAACATGGATTGGAATGCAAGCTTCGAAAGAAGTTTATCGAAATAGAATTCACAGATCTTTAAGAGTCAATGAGGCAAAAGAATTCATCATTAAGGACATATCATTATGACTCTAATTATGATATTGTAGTAGTTGAAATATGGTTAAACAGTCATTCACATGTTTGGTCTTAGTTAAAGTAGATACACTGACATTCTCTAATTAAAAAGTGAAAGATCCTGTACCTTTGATATTTCTCATGCTATAGCAATCTTTAATATTATGTTAGCTAGCAAATTTATCAAAATTCTAGTTAATTATAAGATTCTGACAGCcgaagaattgaagaaaattaattattgtaaatggcatggaaCTCGGTTTAATTTTACTAACAAATGTGTTATTTTTAGGAATGTTATTCATGATAACATCGACAAAAGGTTATTGAAATtctctgaaaaagaaaaagaagcaatgTTGATCGGTACTGATATGTTTTCATCTAATATAGAGATTAATATGTCCATCATCAATCATCAAAGGTTGGTTCCTCCATGACAAATGATCGATCTTGGAGTTTAGAATCAACCCAAGGAGCAAAACGACATGAAGGGTGTGATGCCTGAGACTACGGTGACCAGGTCGAAGTATATCCAAGCGAAACAACGTCAAATTATCAACACATCTGTGAGAAATGTGTGGAGCTAACTTGATCGAATGAGAGATGTTATTGACCGAAATATCTATTGAGATAATCGGTCAATCAAAATTATGAGGAAAGAGACATCTTTTACCCCCTAAAAGGACAAGCACGTTAGTAATTACTCTTAGACTTTTTAAGGGTCAGTGATGGTTAAACCTCGGCTTGGCCGAGAAGGTATTTGGAAAAGGATGATTCATCCAAATTTTCCAGCGATACTTGAGGAGATGACTCATACTCAAAAGTGAAGCTGGCAAAAACAATATGCAATAAAGAGAAAAAAGTTAGTTGTTGCTTCGGATCAATCCCAAAAGTATCAACTAACTCGACCAAGGCCGGTAGTGCCAAAGTAAGAAGAAGAACAACGTATATTAACTAATATGGGAAAATCGACTAAATCTCGTGAGGAGCATGAATCGATCGAAGATCCTAAATATGATAATACATGAATGAACATGGAAGATCGATTGAATACTTTAGTGATGTGGAATTCTCCAATGATCTTCTGATTAAAGAGTTATTTACTAAGGCAAGAGCATTAGAACTTAATAGATGAAGCATGAACAAAGCTGCACAAGAAGTTAATATTCAACCAAATTTGAAAACACATGGAAGGCAGTGTCTGAATTCATTCATACAATTTGGCTCATCTCCACCGATTACATTGAATTataatatggtgttgaatatgttatTAAGTTTCCAAGTTAAACCATCTCAACCAAGCACAATGAAAAGAGATGTGGAAGAATTAGGCCCACGGATAATTATACAATATGGATCTTTTGACTCTAAGGATGAAGCCAAAAAAAGGTATCGACCGTGATGGTTGAACTAGGGTCCCCTTCTGAAAAAAATCATTATTgaaaggattttattttatttttgttagcttgttagtacaccccactgtcaattcacacttcatcgttagccacccccactagggaatcgataacaagacctcagtgttgaaatgaggtatccttcactcagtctaccacttgagctatggatcagggtataATCATTATTGAAAGGATAACTCTTATAATGACCCAAGATTGGAAGCTATTGTATATCTTCATTTAATTAGATGGATGTTTGGCCACTTGGGATCTAGTCGATAACAGAGTTGCTGTTAACATTTTACCAGCCAGAATTATGGCTATACTAGAAAAGACTAAAGATGACCTTATTCCAACCAAGGTCAAAATGAGTAATTTCCTCAGAGGAATAATGAGAACGCATGGTATTTTATCGATCAAATTAATGATGGGAACCAAGAAGGTTTTAGCCACTTTCTTTGTGGTTGATACTTTATCAAACTATAATGCTCTGCTTAAACCAGATTGGATTCATTGGTTCTCATGCATCCTATCATCATTGCgccaattcatgattttctaaaaTCAAGACGGAGTAGAACTGGTTTTTATTGATAATAAATTGTTCTTAGCTATGTTTAATGCAGCTGAGGCTTATTTCTAATGACATGAGATTGGACCTATATGATTTACAGGGCGAGACAAGAATGGTAAACCAACAGATATTGACAATAAACCCCACCTCGATAATATCGTGCAAGATATTACAACCATAATTCAAGTAAGTGAGGAGTTGTTGACGGCTTTAATTCCCTTCTGTACGACTACAAGATGTATAACTGAAGAATTCCATGATGAAACAATAGTTGGTCAAGGCCGAGTTCACGGCCAAAGTGCAGCAGCTCGAGGAGAGTTTGCAAAATCATAATAATGGGTGTTTTGTTGATATGGCCGACAGTGTTGTATCGGTTGATCAGGAAACTAAAGATGATATTAAAATGAAGGATTTGAAACCTACTCCAGAGAATTTGGAGGAATAAATTTAGAGACCGAGTAACATCCCAAACTTATTTTGATCAGCGGATTAGTAGATTTCCAaactgttgagtgtgaaatagtGTATTTTTTCCTTGTTATGCATTAGTTTTATAAGCGTAGATGCATTTAATcgatataattatatatgttttcctaTGTGAGGTCATTTAGATAGTTAGGATGAAAAGAACAATTAAAGAGagatttaaagctcaaagaatgaccaagaGAAGACTTGAAGATTTAGAGGTAATTAATGAAGATTTTAAgtaccaaagattcaagaaaaccaagtgcgaGAAAAGATTAGCGAAATCATAAAGAGCAACAATAGAATAAAAAGACTGTTCGATGCCAGTGAAGGTTGGTTCGATCCGATCGAAtgtgcacaaaatagtccagcaacaaaTGGTAATTTTCGGAATTAATTTGACTCGACTTTAGGTGCGACCAAAGCCAAGTTCGGTGCCACTAAAGGACCCTTTGGCGTGACCTAAGGAAGACAGAAATTTCAAATACAAATTGAAGAAATTCAGTTGCAACCGAGCACTAATTCGGTGTGATCGAAAGACATGTTAGATGCGACCAAAATGTATTATCAGTTATAGCCGAAACGTAACAAAAGTGCATAAATTAAAGTCAGTTCCAAGTTGGTacaaaattttctatttaaataaaTGTTTTAGGCTTTCTTAGATACAAATAAAGTATAAGAGATAAAGCAGTGAGTTGTGGAGCTTTCGTGGAGTCCTTCTCCAAACTTTTGATTCTAgttggtttttatgtttttctttttgagttttagtttaatcatatctatgattggctaatctcttagctagggctaagaggtaaagcttgtaattattcttaatgtttagtttattttgattcaagtatttgatttacatgttaaacaatttattattatttggtttgaatgaagatttatttctAGTTTACTCTTATCCATTGTTGACTATGGGCACATTAGATGCTTAGGAAGGCTATGAAtaatttcttatctattttgcaagggattgataTGTAAAATTTGTTGATCTATCGTAGACttgggcatgatagatgctttaaaTTTCTTACGATCAATACTTTGGTTCAATATGTGGGAAccaatttaattgaagtttaaatATGTTTTAatgtatgaatgatgatttaaccactCCATTATCTGGCTTAATATGATAAGACTTCAATTCCAGTTGAGTAAtccaattgaatcaagtgaattaaccATTAAGATAaggttataagtggatccttacgCTCTAGTATTTTATCTCTAATagttttaatcacaattacttcTTAAATCAATTTACATTAGTTAGTtgagttctagttctagttctaaagtgtTCCAGAAATTGCATAAATATAAGTCCTTATGGGTACAACTTCaatcttactgagttattactacatcatagcccTGCGCTTGGGGTTTGTTCAATTACAAACCCAAGCCGAACTTCTTAATTTACTTAAAAAGTTTGCTGATTGCTTTGCTTGAGATTATCAGGAGTTACCTGGATTAGACCGAAATCTAGTTGAATACAACTTACCTATAAAAGAGAGATATCAGCTACATAAGTAGCCGTATAGGCAGATGACGGCCAAAGTAACGCAAAAGATTAAGGAGGAAATCAATCAGCCTTTAAAAGTAAGTTTCATTAAACCCATCAAAAATGCCAAATGAATTTTGAACATAGTACCGGTTATTAAGAAAAATGGTAAGATCAGAGTGTgcattgatttttaaaatttaaatcgaGCCACACCAAAATACAAATATCTCACGCCCATGACTGATCAGTTGATCAATCGCACAACTAGGCATTAAATGGTATCCTTTATAGACTGTCATTCAtgatataattaaataaatattcCAATAGATGATTTTTCAAAGACAGCTTTTAAATGTCCTAGTCCTTTAGGTATGTTTTGCTAGGTTGTAATGCCTTTTTAGGCTTAAAAATATTGAAGTTACTTATCAAAGAGTTATGAATGCCAATTTTCATGATATGATTAGCCgattcatgaaaatttatatcGATGGCTTAGTGGTCAAATTGGTCAGCTTGGCTGAGAATATTGACCATTTATGAAAGTCATTCGAAAgaatgaaaattcataaattgaaaaTGACCCTCTTAAATGTGTTTTTAGTGTATCAGTTAGAAATTTTTTGGCTTTTATGGTACATCAGAGAGAAATCGAGATCGATTAGCTTAAGGTGCAAGTAATAGTAGAAGCTTAACCACCAAAAATCAAAATTGAGTTACAAATGTTTCTTGGCAAGGTTAACTTTATGCGGTGATTTATCTCCAATTGCACTAAAAAAAACTAATGTATTTTCTTAAAACAAGGGGATGGGTTCAAATGGGAGGCAAAGCATTAATTGGCTTTCGACGCCATTAAAGAGTGTTTTTCCAAGCCATCTATTATAATGCTACAAGTAAATGGTCGACTACTTAAGTTGCATATCTTAGCTTTCTGAGAGTCGATTGGAGCTTTGTTAGATCAAGACGACGATGACCGAAAAGAGCGTGTGGTCTATTATCTTAGTTGAACATTATTAGATACCGAGAAGCGGTATTCTACTATGAAAAATTTATGTTTATCATTATATTTTGCGGCTGTAAAATTAGACACTATTTATTAGTCGAAATAATTAATGAAATTGTAATAACTGatctaataaaatatatattaaatcgACCAATTTTGGATTGCCGAATTGGCAAATGGATTCTCGCTATATCCAAGTTCAATTTAGTTTATGTGCCATAAAGGACTATAAAAGGACATGCCATAGTAGACTTTCTAGCCAATCATCCTTCAAACATAAAAGGT
Coding sequences:
- the LOC131248651 gene encoding pentatricopeptide repeat-containing protein At3g09650, chloroplastic; protein product: MDWCIKPTTTFFSKTTQLPTHTRTPPLTPTRNSKATGGGHVHLTQCIKSSKNLPLTTITQSPPSINDNEKESFLLTLLRQRKTEEAWLTYATEFSNHLPNATCLSRLVSQLSYKNNPQSLSRAQSIVRRLRNERQLHRLDANSLGLLAVSAAKSGATAYAASVVKSMLRSGYLPHVKAWSAVVSRLAASGDDGPAEALRLFNSVVCRVRGFADTAVAADSRPDTAAFNAALNACANLGDAERFVKLFDEMPEFGAEPDVLTFNVMIKLFARVDRKDLLVFVLEQIIKKGITPCMTTFHSLVAAYVGFSDLETVEKMVQAMRESRLDICRILRDSNPQDPNLAGDGILEKLLLKSTPLIDDGPPPLLPKAYLPDSRIYTTLMKGYMKESRLSDVVRMLEAMRQQSDSASRPDHVTYTTVISALVKAGSMDRARQLLAEMARVGVPANRITYNVLLKGYCQQLQMEKAKDFIREMRDDAGIDPDVVSYNILIDGCILVDDSSSALAYFNEMRTRGIGPSKISYTTLMKAFALTGQPKLANKVFDEMLKDPRVKVDLIAWNMLIEGYCRVGLVEEAKKLVQRMKEDGFYPDIATYGSLANGIALARKPGEALLLWNEIKERFASSSPPPSLPPIRPDEGLLDSLADVCVRAAFFKKALEIVACMEENGISPNKTKYTRIYVEMHSRMFTSKHASQARQDRRRERKRAAEAFKFWLGLPNSYYGSEWRLEPVDGEDYSAIDST